The Anaplasmataceae bacterium AB001_6 genome has a segment encoding these proteins:
- a CDS encoding TatD family hydrolase, translating into MPDNLIDSHCHLHFFKKDEIDDIILDAKKIGVKKILNVCTNMNEITYMSSIANKYDFIYSSIGIHPNNVSSEIDLSRLKHEMENCILDNKKIIAIGETGLDFYKNHTDPELQKKFFITHIDIARNTNLPVIIHSRECDEMMIKILEEEYAKGKFKAVLHSFASSDKLCTSALNMNMYISFSGIITFKNAKDIAKIAKKKVPIDKMLTETDAPYLSPVPMRGKINKPGYVKHIVEFLEQELKNNKIKKAVEDNFNSLFFNS; encoded by the coding sequence ATGCCTGATAATTTAATAGATTCGCATTGCCACCTACATTTTTTCAAAAAAGATGAAATAGATGACATTATTTTAGATGCAAAAAAAATTGGTGTAAAAAAAATATTGAATGTATGTACTAATATGAATGAAATAACATACATGTCTTCTATAGCAAATAAATATGATTTTATATATAGTTCCATAGGTATTCATCCTAATAATGTCTCTTCTGAAATAGATCTATCAAGACTAAAACACGAGATGGAAAATTGTATACTAGATAATAAAAAAATAATTGCTATCGGAGAAACAGGGTTAGATTTCTATAAAAATCATACAGATCCAGAATTGCAAAAAAAATTTTTTATAACACACATAGATATTGCTAGAAATACTAATTTACCAGTTATCATACACTCCAGAGAATGCGATGAAATGATGATAAAAATTCTAGAAGAAGAGTATGCTAAAGGTAAATTTAAAGCAGTATTACATAGTTTTGCTTCTTCAGATAAATTATGCACTTCAGCTCTAAATATGAACATGTATATATCATTCTCTGGGATAATAACTTTCAAAAATGCTAAAGATATAGCTAAAATAGCTAAAAAAAAGGTACCTATCGATAAAATGCTTACAGAAACAGATGCCCCTTATTTATCTCCAGTTCCAATGCGAGGTAAAATTAATAAACCAGGATATGTAAAACATATAGTAGAATTTCTAGAACAAGAACTTAAGAATAACAAGATTAAAAAAGCAGTAGAGGATAATTTTAATTCACTATTTTTCAATAGTTAG
- a CDS encoding SCO family protein has product MSKISKYLISLSFIISAFIAVYFYVNDIKKDKYSVNNMTKIGGSFSLINQDEAVVTDNTYLGKYVILYFGFSRCKQICPFHLDMMTEALNKIKNNKLIGLFVTVDPDHDTPEVLKKYQKNYTNKIEMLTGSKENILAMRNNYKVFVMDNVDEPEDINHSVFIYLLAPNGKLISFKAAESTEDLMSFLNENIV; this is encoded by the coding sequence ATGTCAAAAATCAGTAAGTATTTAATATCTCTTTCTTTTATTATATCTGCCTTTATTGCAGTTTATTTTTATGTTAATGACATAAAAAAAGATAAATATTCAGTGAATAATATGACAAAAATTGGGGGTTCTTTTAGTCTTATTAATCAAGATGAAGCGGTAGTAACAGACAATACTTATTTGGGGAAATACGTTATCTTATATTTTGGATTTAGTAGATGTAAGCAAATATGTCCTTTTCATCTAGATATGATGACAGAAGCCTTAAATAAGATAAAAAATAATAAATTAATAGGTTTATTTGTAACAGTTGATCCTGATCATGACACTCCCGAAGTACTGAAAAAATACCAGAAAAATTATACAAATAAAATAGAAATGCTAACAGGTAGTAAAGAAAATATATTAGCTATGAGAAATAATTATAAAGTTTTTGTCATGGATAATGTTGATGAACCTGAAGATATAAACCATTCTGTATTTATATATTTATTAGCACCAAATGGAAAATTGATATCTTTTAAAGCAGCAGAAAGTACAGAAGATTTGATGTCTTTTCTTAATGAAAATATTGTATAG
- a CDS encoding 2,3,4,5-tetrahydropyridine-2,6-dicarboxylate N-succinyltransferase — protein MNTQIENENSLNINYQTIIELLDQGKIRIVEKTESKYLVNIQYKKAILDYLKFSKSYKIDENSYDKCDLKFTKWTEEDFQKYNIRVIPGCLARKGSYIGRNVVLMKSFINIGAYIDDDTMIDTWASIGSCAQIGKRCHISAGVGIGGVLEPLNNNPVIIEDDVFIGGRVQIAEGIIVRKKSVISSGVNLTSSTKIIDINSDVIYQGEIPEKSLVVPGTYKYKNTNYAISCALIIKNIDENTKSKTSINYDLRK, from the coding sequence ATGAATACTCAAATAGAAAATGAAAATTCTCTAAATATAAATTATCAGACGATAATAGAGTTGTTAGACCAAGGTAAAATCAGAATAGTAGAAAAAACAGAAAGCAAATACTTAGTCAATATTCAATATAAAAAAGCTATCCTGGATTATCTGAAATTTTCAAAATCATATAAAATTGATGAGAATTCTTATGATAAGTGTGATCTAAAATTTACTAAATGGACAGAAGAAGATTTTCAAAAATATAATATCAGAGTTATTCCAGGATGCCTTGCACGAAAGGGATCTTATATTGGAAGAAATGTAGTATTAATGAAATCTTTTATTAATATTGGAGCATATATAGATGATGATACAATGATAGATACATGGGCTAGCATAGGTAGTTGTGCGCAAATAGGTAAAAGATGTCATATATCCGCTGGTGTTGGTATAGGCGGTGTTTTAGAACCATTAAATAACAACCCTGTAATAATTGAAGATGATGTATTTATAGGAGGTAGGGTGCAAATTGCAGAAGGAATAATTGTTAGAAAAAAATCTGTTATATCATCAGGAGTAAATTTAACTTCATCGACTAAAATTATAGATATAAACAGTGATGTAATTTATCAAGGAGAGATACCAGAAAAATCTTTAGTGGTACCAGGAACTTATAAATATAAAAATACTAATTATGCAATTTCTTGTGCATTAATAATAAAAAACATTGATGAAAATACTAAGAGCAAAACATCAATAAATTATGATTTACGAAAATAA
- the secD gene encoding protein translocase subunit SecD: MMRIRYILLIFFIISLAYYDLSILFSDEGFFQSKKIKLGLDIKGGSYIRLKIDHKFAMNEYLYDLRGNIETELEEKNIDFASVKYDGYNNVIIKLNDLNSKKRIDKILSDLNKDFKIVHENRNIIITPKGSFLAYHAKEIMENTIESIRRRVDAIGTNEAQISHQGLNYISVQVPGIDNPDKLRAIIGKNAKLSFHLFADDDTEGDSTIIKDKLDNKYKIKKNPEMSGDILKKTTVTYDRMGEPVISFFMNSKASDRFAYITKHNVGKPLVIVLDDVVLTAPVIKEPVIAGKGEIKGSFTNEEVSELALLLRSGSLPAPLKIEEEKMIGATLGDDIIKYGIESAIVALIAVGLCMIFTYRIFGIFSVIALTINLMIMLCIVSVLGITVTLPGISGMILTIGMSVDNNILIFERIKEINMEYKDMTYSVRRGFTYAKSAIFDANITTMIAAVMMFIIGVSTVKGFAIMLSLGILSSMFSSLFITYSLICIWNGIRSYS, encoded by the coding sequence ATGATGCGTATCAGATATATTCTTTTAATTTTCTTTATTATTTCACTCGCTTACTACGATTTATCTATTTTATTTTCTGATGAAGGTTTTTTTCAAAGTAAGAAAATAAAACTGGGTCTAGATATAAAAGGAGGATCGTATATAAGGTTAAAAATTGATCATAAATTTGCTATGAATGAATATTTATATGATCTGCGTGGCAATATAGAAACTGAATTAGAAGAAAAAAATATAGATTTTGCATCAGTAAAATACGATGGGTATAATAATGTGATTATTAAACTCAATGACTTAAATTCTAAAAAAAGAATTGATAAGATATTATCTGATTTAAATAAAGATTTTAAAATAGTTCATGAAAATAGAAACATTATAATAACGCCTAAAGGGAGCTTTTTAGCTTATCACGCTAAAGAAATTATGGAAAATACAATTGAAAGTATTAGAAGAAGAGTCGATGCAATAGGAACAAATGAAGCGCAAATTAGTCATCAAGGCTTAAATTATATATCAGTGCAAGTGCCTGGTATTGATAATCCGGATAAATTAAGAGCTATAATAGGGAAGAATGCAAAATTATCTTTTCATTTATTTGCCGATGACGATACAGAAGGAGATTCTACAATAATAAAAGATAAATTAGATAATAAATATAAAATAAAGAAAAATCCCGAGATGTCTGGAGATATTTTAAAAAAGACAACAGTTACTTATGATAGAATGGGTGAGCCTGTAATTTCGTTTTTTATGAATTCCAAAGCATCCGATAGATTTGCTTATATAACAAAACATAATGTAGGGAAACCACTTGTAATAGTTCTTGATGATGTTGTTTTGACTGCTCCTGTTATTAAAGAGCCAGTTATTGCAGGAAAAGGTGAAATTAAAGGTTCCTTTACAAATGAAGAAGTATCAGAGTTAGCCTTATTGTTAAGATCAGGTTCTCTTCCTGCTCCATTAAAAATAGAAGAGGAAAAAATGATTGGAGCTACATTGGGCGATGATATAATAAAATATGGTATAGAATCAGCAATTGTTGCGCTGATTGCCGTTGGTTTATGTATGATATTTACATACAGAATATTTGGAATATTTTCTGTTATTGCTCTAACAATAAATTTGATGATAATGCTATGCATTGTCAGTGTATTGGGTATAACAGTTACTTTACCAGGGATATCTGGTATGATACTAACGATAGGGATGTCAGTAGATAATAATATTTTGATATTTGAAAGAATTAAAGAAATAAATATGGAATATAAGGATATGACGTATTCTGTTAGAAGAGGCTTTACGTATGCTAAATCTGCTATATTTGACGCAAATATTACAACAATGATAGCAGCTGTCATGATGTTTATTATTGGTGTTAGCACGGTTAAAGGATTTGCTATAATGCTTTCTTTAGGTATTTTATCTTCTATGTTTTCATCTCTATTTATTACCTATTCTTTGATATGTATTTGGAATGGTATTAGATCTTATTCTTAA
- a CDS encoding EscU/YscU/HrcU family type III secretion system export apparatus switch protein — translation MVDEHSKTEKPTKFRLKEERKKGNVPFSKELSLGMMILIYSIIIYFFLRHIVDHIIVLLRSIIEFSYMVDQIDIRYLVFDIFAQIFSILLFPLCLLFIFGLFGGFVQNGFVFSFHNLKPKLKKLSLKEGVSRLFSKESLKNTIISVIKIAFLSVILYLSIKNQLPLLFNISSSLYINDNLSLLSLSIKKMMLYIVYFMIFTSIVDLIITRKLYVDKLKMSKKEIKDELKRQEGDPKIKLKLKNKQKKLINEIIKSIGSADFIVVNPEHYAVALKYDSEKMYAPRIVLKGIDQTALIIKNLAINKNIPIFEDKKLARALYDNTKIGEYIPEEYYIAIAKIIRSIKKYQEI, via the coding sequence ATGGTTGATGAACATAGTAAGACAGAAAAGCCCACAAAATTTAGGTTAAAAGAGGAGAGAAAAAAAGGAAATGTACCATTTTCCAAAGAATTATCTTTAGGAATGATGATACTTATCTATTCTATTATTATATATTTCTTTTTACGGCACATAGTAGATCATATTATTGTTTTATTAAGAAGTATAATAGAATTTAGCTATATGGTGGATCAGATAGATATAAGATATTTGGTTTTTGATATTTTTGCACAAATATTTAGTATTTTGCTTTTTCCATTATGTTTATTATTTATTTTCGGTTTGTTTGGTGGATTTGTACAGAATGGTTTTGTTTTTTCATTTCATAATTTAAAACCCAAGCTAAAAAAATTATCTCTTAAAGAAGGGGTATCTCGGCTATTTTCTAAAGAATCATTGAAAAATACTATTATATCAGTAATAAAAATAGCATTCTTGTCAGTAATACTTTATCTTTCTATTAAAAATCAATTACCATTATTATTTAACATTAGCTCTAGTCTATATATTAACGATAATTTATCGTTGCTGTCGTTAAGTATAAAAAAAATGATGCTGTATATAGTATATTTTATGATTTTTACTTCAATTGTAGACCTTATTATTACTAGAAAATTATATGTTGATAAACTTAAAATGTCCAAAAAAGAGATAAAAGATGAATTAAAGAGACAAGAAGGTGATCCAAAAATTAAATTGAAGTTAAAAAATAAGCAAAAAAAGCTAATTAATGAAATAATAAAAAGTATAGGATCCGCAGATTTTATAGTTGTGAATCCAGAGCACTATGCAGTAGCTTTAAAATATGATAGTGAAAAAATGTATGCACCACGAATAGTGTTAAAAGGAATTGATCAAACTGCTCTGATTATAAAAAATTTAGCAATAAATAAAAATATACCAATATTTGAAGATAAAAAGCTAGCGCGTGCATTATATGATAACACTAAAATTGGCGAATATATCCCAGAAGAATACTACATCGCTATAGCCAAGATAATCAGATCAATAAAGAAGTATCAAGAAATATAG
- the tkt gene encoding transketolase, whose protein sequence is MDLHKIKYMSDAIRCLSIDAIEKSKSGHPGLPLGMSDVAAVLFSEFLKINPDNPKWIDRDRFVLSAGHGSMLLYSLLHFFGYDDYKIDALKNFRQLGSKAAGHPENICSNAIEVATGPLGQGLANAVGMAISEKLLSKKFGSDIFNHHTFVMAGDGCLMEGISHEAASFAGHLNLNKLIVLFDNNNVSIDGFVSMVSSENVLERFISYGWYVEEIDGHDYNEIYEALNNAKKSDKPSFISCKTIIGKYLGNDAGTSSAHSWPIDNSSLANFKDNIEWYTDPFIIPPKIYSYWNESILRCKKQYDKWQANLDDMDKISKQEIESCLTRNISNEVFTKLENMKNSLDNYKMDSTRKYSSIIISEIVNLIPNILGGSADLSSSNCTYVKGMIPICDIKNEDKINYIHYGIREHMMAACMNGIIAHGGFIPYVGTFFVFSDYCRPAIRMSALMKLPAIYVMTHDSIGVGEDGPTHQPIEHLASFRNMPNINVYRPANMLETIESWNMILKTTDTPSLLVLSRQKIITPIQNEVYNNRNYDLSRGAYVISDSEKYPQIILLSSGTELSIALDVQHKLLKNGIYSRVISVFCMDIFDMQSDDYKNDLLHYDDKDMIRISIEAGISSCWYKYIGFRGMHFGLEDFGLSAPSEDLFNYFGLNSQKIYHKCIDMLSSKNH, encoded by the coding sequence ATGGATCTTCATAAAATAAAATATATGTCTGATGCTATCAGATGTTTATCAATCGATGCTATAGAAAAGTCAAAATCTGGTCATCCTGGTTTACCATTAGGTATGTCAGACGTGGCAGCTGTGCTATTTTCTGAATTTTTGAAAATTAATCCGGATAATCCTAAATGGATAGATAGAGATAGATTTGTTCTTTCGGCAGGGCATGGTTCAATGCTGCTCTATTCTTTATTGCATTTTTTTGGATACGATGATTATAAGATAGATGCTTTAAAGAATTTTAGACAGCTTGGCTCTAAAGCGGCAGGACATCCAGAAAATATATGCTCTAATGCGATAGAAGTGGCCACAGGTCCTTTAGGACAAGGCTTAGCTAATGCTGTTGGTATGGCGATATCTGAGAAACTATTATCTAAAAAATTTGGATCTGATATATTCAATCATCATACATTTGTGATGGCAGGAGATGGATGTTTAATGGAAGGGATATCTCATGAAGCTGCTTCTTTTGCTGGTCACTTAAATCTGAATAAATTAATAGTGTTATTTGATAATAACAATGTTTCCATAGACGGTTTTGTTTCAATGGTTTCTTCAGAGAACGTGTTAGAAAGGTTTATTTCGTATGGATGGTATGTGGAGGAAATTGATGGTCACGACTATAACGAAATATATGAAGCTTTAAATAATGCAAAAAAAAGTGATAAGCCATCCTTTATATCATGTAAAACAATTATTGGAAAGTACTTAGGTAATGATGCTGGAACATCATCAGCGCATAGTTGGCCAATTGATAATTCATCTTTAGCCAATTTTAAAGATAATATAGAGTGGTATACAGATCCCTTTATTATTCCACCGAAGATCTATTCATATTGGAATGAGTCTATTTTAAGATGTAAAAAACAATATGATAAGTGGCAAGCTAATTTAGATGATATGGATAAAATTAGTAAACAAGAGATTGAATCATGCCTAACAAGAAATATAAGTAATGAAGTTTTTACAAAATTAGAGAATATGAAGAATTCTTTAGATAATTATAAAATGGATTCTACTCGCAAATACTCTAGTATTATTATTTCTGAGATTGTTAATCTAATTCCAAATATTTTAGGTGGCTCTGCAGATTTAAGTTCATCAAATTGTACATACGTTAAAGGTATGATTCCAATATGTGATATCAAAAATGAAGATAAAATAAATTATATTCATTATGGTATTCGAGAACATATGATGGCAGCCTGCATGAATGGAATAATTGCTCACGGTGGTTTTATCCCATACGTTGGTACTTTTTTTGTTTTTAGCGATTATTGCCGACCTGCAATAAGAATGTCAGCTTTAATGAAATTACCTGCAATATATGTTATGACGCATGATTCTATAGGTGTTGGAGAAGATGGACCAACACACCAACCTATAGAACATTTAGCATCATTTAGAAATATGCCAAACATAAATGTTTATAGACCTGCTAATATGCTGGAAACAATAGAAAGTTGGAATATGATTTTAAAAACTACTGATACTCCCTCTTTATTAGTTTTATCTAGACAAAAAATAATTACCCCTATACAAAATGAGGTTTATAATAATAGAAATTATGATTTAAGTAGAGGTGCTTACGTAATTTCCGATTCTGAAAAATATCCTCAGATTATATTACTATCTTCTGGAACAGAATTATCAATAGCGTTAGATGTGCAGCATAAATTATTAAAAAATGGTATATACTCAAGAGTGATATCTGTTTTTTGTATGGATATTTTTGATATGCAGTCTGATGACTATAAAAATGACTTGTTGCATTATGATGATAAAGATATGATAAGAATATCTATTGAGGCTGGGATCAGTTCATGTTGGTATAAATACATAGGTTTTAGAGGAATGCATTTTGGCTTAGAAGATTTTGGTTTATCAGCGCCTTCTGAGGATTTATTTAATTATTTTGGTTTAAATTCTCAAAAGATATATCATAAATGTATTGATATGCTCTCTTCTAAGAATCATTAA
- a CDS encoding ferredoxin family protein, whose protein sequence is MTHLVGSKCIRCKYTDCVEVCPVDCFYENHEMLAIDPEECIDCGACVGQCPINAIYSDTDTFDNLNIDDILQMAKDDKNNEKLTKKQRYVLKMHNVNVEIAKRKRNITEKREPLETAEKYQKIENKDMLI, encoded by the coding sequence ATGACACATCTTGTTGGTTCAAAATGCATAAGGTGTAAATATACTGATTGTGTTGAAGTATGTCCAGTTGATTGTTTTTATGAAAATCATGAAATGTTAGCTATTGACCCAGAAGAGTGTATAGATTGCGGTGCTTGCGTGGGACAATGTCCTATAAATGCTATTTATTCTGATACAGATACATTTGACAATCTTAATATTGATGACATATTGCAAATGGCCAAAGATGATAAAAATAATGAAAAATTAACAAAAAAACAACGTTATGTTCTTAAAATGCATAATGTAAACGTTGAAATAGCGAAAAGAAAGCGTAATATAACAGAAAAGAGGGAACCTTTAGAGACTGCTGAAAAGTATCAAAAAATTGAAAATAAAGATATGTTAATTTAA
- a CDS encoding cysteine--tRNA ligase, producing MEDIYLYDSLVKKKKLFEPIDDENVRMYVCGPTVYDYPHIGNARSTVIYDVLYRILRHKYGKDKVCYVRNITDVDDKIVAKATQDNKSIEYISDKYLKIFLDNCRYLNCINPNIQPQAVAHIPDIINMIQTLIEKGFAYITSSGNVYFNIKKFSNYGDLSGKRIEDLKKNVRIINKEDKKNINDFALWKKIDDLSDHFYWDSPWGKGRPGWHIECSAMSTKYLGKSFDIHGGGIDLQFPHHENEIAQSICANGRSQFAQYWVHNGFVTVDGIKMSKSLKNIVTINELMLNDISGFFVRYALLSTHYRKPLIWNASLIDYAKKSMQKIYLVYDKSKFSCIDKNKCCILKDILRDILNIMYDDIKTPQVFSAIFKFISEISKNKNNIYDILYTLNIILDILGMQYTSIPEYRNQSYIKDIEDKIQLRSFYKKKKMFKETDVLTHQLYNLGISIEEGHNDQIKWYIRKIK from the coding sequence ATGGAAGATATTTATCTTTATGATTCTTTAGTCAAGAAAAAAAAACTATTTGAACCCATAGATGATGAAAATGTCAGAATGTATGTTTGTGGTCCTACAGTATATGATTATCCCCATATAGGTAATGCAAGATCGACAGTTATATATGATGTTTTATATAGAATTCTTCGCCATAAATACGGTAAAGACAAAGTTTGTTATGTACGAAATATAACAGATGTCGATGATAAAATAGTAGCAAAAGCTACTCAAGATAATAAAAGTATTGAATATATATCAGATAAGTATTTGAAAATATTTTTAGATAATTGTCGATATTTGAATTGTATCAATCCTAATATACAGCCACAGGCCGTTGCTCATATACCTGATATCATAAATATGATACAGACATTGATTGAAAAAGGGTTTGCATATATAACTTCTTCAGGAAATGTTTATTTTAATATAAAAAAATTTTCAAATTATGGAGATTTATCTGGAAAGAGAATCGAAGATTTAAAAAAAAATGTAAGAATCATCAATAAAGAAGATAAAAAAAATATTAATGATTTTGCTTTATGGAAAAAAATAGATGATCTCAGTGATCATTTTTATTGGGATAGTCCTTGGGGTAAAGGTAGGCCAGGATGGCATATTGAATGTTCCGCAATGAGCACAAAATACCTTGGGAAATCGTTTGATATCCATGGAGGAGGTATTGATTTACAATTTCCTCATCATGAAAATGAGATTGCTCAAAGTATTTGTGCTAATGGTCGTAGCCAATTTGCGCAATATTGGGTTCATAATGGCTTTGTTACAGTAGACGGAATAAAAATGAGTAAATCATTAAAAAATATTGTAACAATAAATGAATTAATGCTAAATGATATAAGCGGTTTTTTTGTAAGATATGCTTTATTATCTACTCATTATAGGAAACCTCTAATTTGGAATGCATCATTAATTGATTATGCAAAAAAATCCATGCAAAAAATTTATCTTGTGTATGATAAAAGTAAATTTTCATGCATTGATAAAAATAAATGTTGTATATTAAAAGATATATTGAGAGATATTTTAAATATCATGTACGATGATATAAAAACACCTCAAGTATTTAGCGCAATTTTCAAATTTATTTCTGAAATATCAAAAAATAAAAATAACATATACGATATATTATACACTTTGAATATAATACTAGATATTTTAGGCATGCAATATACATCAATACCTGAATATAGAAATCAATCTTACATCAAAGATATTGAAGATAAAATACAGCTAAGATCTTTCTATAAAAAAAAGAAAATGTTCAAAGAAACTGATGTATTAACTCATCAACTGTATAATTTAGGTATATCAATAGAAGAAGGGCATAATGATCAAATTAAATGGTATATAAGAAAAATCAAATAA
- a CDS encoding thioredoxin family protein, which produces MSEYVKFLSNQEDGELISNISSSAVIKISAEWCAPCQSYKPVFAKFASEYTNIDFYDVDISLSKYLSDKFDVNIMSVPFFIFVKNGTKVMEKVGSIKPDQFVQYIKILTIEK; this is translated from the coding sequence ATGTCAGAATATGTTAAATTTTTAAGCAATCAAGAAGATGGTGAATTGATATCTAATATATCCAGCAGTGCTGTAATTAAGATTTCTGCAGAATGGTGTGCTCCTTGTCAATCTTATAAACCCGTATTTGCCAAATTTGCGAGTGAATATACAAATATTGATTTTTATGATGTTGATATCTCGTTGTCAAAATATTTATCAGATAAATTTGATGTAAATATCATGTCTGTTCCTTTTTTTATTTTTGTTAAGAATGGAACTAAAGTAATGGAAAAGGTTGGTTCAATAAAACCTGATCAATTTGTTCAATATATTAAAATTCTAACTATTGAAAAATAG
- the smpB gene encoding SsrA-binding protein SmpB, producing MTVFSYNKKIGFNYELKNSIEAGICLKGSEVKSIKKNSVNISNAYIYEKNEELFIKNLYIKKYQFSSDACNHIPERERKILIKKKDILKMIGKIKEKNLTIVPKKIYSNPKGLIKIEICLAKGKNKRDKREEKKQKEWNIRKDKIMKNL from the coding sequence ATGACAGTTTTTTCTTATAATAAAAAAATTGGTTTTAATTATGAGTTAAAAAATTCTATAGAAGCTGGGATATGTTTAAAAGGCTCTGAAGTTAAATCAATAAAAAAAAATTCTGTTAACATAAGCAATGCATATATATATGAAAAAAATGAAGAGCTATTCATAAAAAATCTTTACATTAAAAAATATCAATTTTCTTCTGACGCTTGTAATCATATTCCTGAAAGAGAAAGAAAAATTTTGATAAAGAAAAAAGATATTTTAAAGATGATTGGAAAAATTAAAGAAAAAAATTTAACTATAGTACCTAAGAAGATATATTCAAACCCCAAAGGTCTGATAAAAATTGAAATTTGCTTAGCAAAAGGAAAAAATAAACGTGATAAAAGAGAAGAAAAAAAACAAAAAGAATGGAATATAAGAAAGGATAAAATAATGAAAAATTTATGA
- a CDS encoding Mrp/NBP35 family ATP-binding protein, translating to MKEKKNLKTLNPNIKKIFVVASGKGGVGKSTTALNLARNMTDQGYKIGIIDADIYGSTITHFLEDKKQIVKFSDKHKLFMPIVYKNINFISVANFIDDTNDAVLWRGPMLSKFIKKLLDEIYWQNVEILIIDTPPGTGDILITLMSEYMLDGCILIATQDNISYIGINKTKRLLELFNVKNLGIVENLCHEKYDMIKNNYLNNEKNKNIIQRVPYSIEIRESNNLCYEYNKDLISKYYTTIVKKIMI from the coding sequence ATGAAAGAAAAAAAAAATTTAAAAACACTGAATCCTAACATAAAAAAGATATTTGTTGTAGCTTCAGGGAAAGGAGGAGTAGGAAAATCAACAACTGCTCTGAATTTAGCAAGAAATATGACAGATCAAGGATATAAAATAGGAATAATAGATGCTGACATATATGGCTCAACCATTACTCATTTTCTAGAAGATAAAAAGCAAATAGTAAAATTCTCTGATAAACATAAACTGTTTATGCCCATAGTGTATAAAAATATAAATTTCATTTCAGTTGCAAATTTTATTGATGATACAAATGATGCAGTTTTATGGAGAGGCCCGATGCTTTCAAAATTCATTAAAAAATTATTAGATGAAATATATTGGCAAAATGTTGAAATTCTAATTATAGATACTCCCCCGGGAACGGGCGATATATTAATAACTTTAATGTCGGAATATATGTTAGACGGATGCATATTAATTGCAACCCAAGATAATATATCCTATATAGGAATAAATAAAACAAAACGTTTATTGGAATTATTTAACGTAAAAAATCTTGGAATAGTAGAAAATTTATGCCATGAAAAATACGATATGATAAAAAATAATTACTTAAATAATGAAAAAAACAAAAATATCATACAAAGAGTTCCTTATTCAATTGAAATAAGAGAAAGCAATAATTTATGCTATGAATATAATAAAGACTTAATAAGTAAATATTATACTACTATTGTAAAAAAAATTATGATATGA